A window of Actinobacillus suis ATCC 33415 contains these coding sequences:
- the waaF gene encoding lipopolysaccharide heptosyltransferase II, with amino-acid sequence MNILIIGPSWVGDMMMSHALYQQLKIQYPNCQIDVMAPDWCRPLLARMPEVRKAISMPIGHGSFRLCERYQLGKSLRNQYDMAIVLPNSLKSAFIPLFAKIAVRRGWKGESRYFFLNDLRNNKQDYPMMVQRYVALAFEKNAVPDAKALPMPLPYLQTQAAEITATKAKFAKQFEYAEQRPAIGFCPGAEFGPAKRWPHYHYAKLAEMLIEKGYAVHLFGSNKDKEVGEQIHASLAENLQRYCINLAGQTDLNQAVDLIADCHAVVSNDSGLMHIAAALGKPLVALYGPTSPQYTPPLSDKAVIIRLIEGGLIKIRKGEAAEGYHQSLIDIQPEIVIEKLETLLG; translated from the coding sequence ATGAATATCTTAATTATTGGCCCGTCTTGGGTCGGCGATATGATGATGTCGCACGCACTGTATCAACAACTTAAAATTCAATATCCGAATTGTCAAATTGATGTGATGGCACCGGATTGGTGTCGTCCGCTGCTCGCTCGAATGCCGGAAGTTCGAAAAGCGATTTCGATGCCGATTGGGCATGGTTCGTTCCGCCTGTGTGAGCGTTATCAATTAGGGAAATCGCTGAGAAATCAATATGATATGGCGATTGTTTTACCTAATTCGCTTAAATCGGCATTTATTCCGCTATTTGCCAAAATTGCGGTGCGCCGAGGTTGGAAAGGTGAAAGTCGCTATTTCTTTTTAAATGATTTGCGTAATAACAAGCAAGATTACCCGATGATGGTACAGCGTTATGTGGCGTTGGCTTTTGAGAAAAATGCTGTGCCGGATGCTAAAGCTTTGCCAATGCCGCTACCTTATCTACAAACGCAAGCGGCTGAGATCACCGCAACCAAAGCAAAATTTGCCAAACAGTTTGAATATGCTGAACAGCGTCCGGCAATCGGCTTCTGCCCAGGGGCGGAGTTCGGGCCGGCAAAACGTTGGCCACATTATCATTATGCAAAATTGGCAGAAATGCTGATTGAAAAAGGCTATGCGGTACATCTGTTCGGTTCAAATAAAGATAAAGAAGTCGGCGAGCAGATTCATGCAAGTTTAGCGGAGAATTTACAGCGTTATTGCATTAATTTGGCAGGGCAGACCGATTTGAATCAAGCGGTTGATTTAATTGCTGATTGCCATGCGGTGGTAAGTAATGATTCCGGATTAATGCACATTGCGGCTGCATTGGGTAAACCGCTGGTTGCACTTTATGGGCCAACCAGTCCGCAATATACGCCGCCGCTTTCCGATAAAGCGGTGATTATCCGTTTAATCGAAGGCGGTTTGATTAAGATTCGTAAAGGCGAAGCCGCCGAAGGCTATCATCAGAGCTTGATTGATATTCAGCCGGAAATAGTGATTGAGAAATTAGAGACGCTATTAGGCTAA
- the rfaC gene encoding lipopolysaccharide heptosyltransferase RfaC, which produces MKVLVVKTSSMGDVIHTLPALTDAKNALPNIQFDWAVEENFSEIPHWHSAVDKVIPLAIRRWRKNLCQRQTWLEWQHYLKQLRSEEYDAVIDAQGLIKSAVLVTKQSKGTKYGYDKHSAREGLSSLFYDQTFNIAYQQHAVERIRKLFANSLNYVLPDGLGDYGIATHFAKKSENSTAYLLAIHATTRADKHWKEDYWREVIRELSIQGIEIRLPWGTQQEKERAMRLAEASANVTVLPKLSLTELAEQIAGAKAVLSVDTGLSHLAAALDKQNVILYGATDPKLIGAYGKNQHYLIGNGMANILPYRVLQTLETLITE; this is translated from the coding sequence ATGAAAGTTTTAGTTGTAAAAACGTCCTCAATGGGGGATGTGATTCATACTTTGCCGGCATTGACGGATGCTAAAAATGCGCTTCCGAATATTCAATTCGATTGGGCGGTGGAAGAAAATTTTAGTGAAATTCCACATTGGCATTCGGCGGTAGATAAGGTTATTCCGTTAGCGATTCGCCGTTGGCGCAAGAACTTGTGTCAGCGGCAAACTTGGTTGGAATGGCAACATTACCTAAAGCAACTTCGCTCGGAAGAATATGATGCGGTGATTGATGCGCAAGGATTGATTAAAAGTGCGGTATTGGTAACCAAGCAGTCAAAGGGAACAAAATACGGCTACGACAAGCATTCTGCTCGAGAAGGGTTAAGCAGCCTGTTTTATGATCAAACTTTTAATATCGCTTACCAACAACACGCCGTAGAACGGATTCGAAAGTTATTTGCTAACTCTCTGAATTATGTACTTCCCGATGGATTAGGTGATTATGGCATTGCCACACATTTTGCAAAAAAATCTGAAAATTCAACCGCTTATCTGCTTGCGATTCATGCGACAACGAGAGCGGATAAGCATTGGAAAGAAGATTATTGGCGGGAAGTGATTCGAGAGCTAAGCATACAAGGGATTGAGATACGTTTACCTTGGGGCACTCAACAAGAAAAAGAGAGAGCCATGCGTTTGGCGGAAGCGAGTGCCAATGTGACGGTATTACCGAAATTGTCTCTCACTGAATTAGCGGAACAAATTGCCGGTGCGAAAGCCGTGTTGTCGGTGGATACCGGTTTGAGCCATTTAGCTGCGGCATTGGATAAACAAAACGTAATTTTATACGGCGCAACCGACCCGAAATTAATCGGCGCTTACGGCAAAAATCAACATTATCTGATCGGAAACGGTATGGCGAATATTTTACCTTATCGTGTCTTGCAAACCTTAGAAACGCTGATCACAGAATAA
- the rpsL gene encoding 30S ribosomal protein S12: MATINQLVRKPRVKKVVKSNVPALEACPQKRGVCTRVYTTTPKKPNSALRKVCRIRLTNGFEVTSYIGGEGHNLQEHSVVLIRGGRVKDLPGVRYHTVRGALDCAGVKDRKQGRSKYGVKRPKA, from the coding sequence ATGGCAACTATCAACCAATTAGTACGCAAACCGCGTGTGAAAAAGGTTGTAAAAAGCAACGTTCCTGCATTAGAGGCTTGCCCGCAGAAACGTGGCGTGTGTACTCGTGTATACACTACTACACCTAAGAAACCGAACTCAGCATTACGTAAAGTATGCCGTATTCGTTTAACAAATGGCTTTGAAGTAACTTCATACATCGGTGGTGAAGGTCATAACTTACAAGAACACAGTGTTGTATTAATCCGTGGTGGTCGTGTTAAAGACTTACCGGGTGTGCGTTATCACACTGTACGTGGTGCACTTGACTGTGCAGGCGTTAAAGACCGTAAACAAGGTCGTTCTAAATACGGCGTTAAACGTCCTAAAGCTTAA
- the rpsG gene encoding 30S ribosomal protein S7, protein MPRRRSVEPRKILPDPKFGSELLAKFINVLMVDGKKSTAESIIYGALETLAQRTGKEALEAFEAALENVRPTVEVKSRRVGGSTYQVPVEVRPARRNALAMRWIVEAARKRGDKSMALRLANELSDAADNKGSAVKKREDVHRMAEANKAFAHYRW, encoded by the coding sequence ATGCCACGTCGTCGTAGTGTTGAACCTCGCAAAATTCTTCCAGATCCGAAGTTCGGTTCAGAATTACTTGCAAAATTTATTAATGTTTTAATGGTAGATGGTAAAAAATCTACTGCAGAATCAATTATTTACGGTGCTTTAGAAACTTTAGCGCAACGTACTGGTAAAGAAGCTTTAGAAGCTTTCGAAGCAGCGTTAGAAAACGTGCGTCCAACAGTAGAGGTTAAATCTCGTCGTGTTGGTGGTTCTACTTACCAAGTACCAGTTGAAGTTCGTCCAGCTCGTCGTAACGCATTAGCTATGCGTTGGATTGTTGAAGCAGCTCGTAAACGTGGTGACAAATCAATGGCATTACGTTTAGCTAACGAACTTTCAGATGCGGCAGATAACAAAGGCTCAGCTGTTAAGAAACGTGAAGACGTTCACCGTATGGCTGAAGCGAACAAAGCGTTTGCTCACTACCGTTGGTAA
- the fusA gene encoding elongation factor G translates to MARTTPISLYRNIGISAHIDAGKTTTTERILFYTGVSHKIGEVHDGAATMDWMEQEQERGITITSAATTAFWSGMSQQYPQHRINVIDTPGHVDFTIEVERSMRVLDGAVMVYCAVGGVQPQSETVWRQANKYGVPRIAFVNKMDRTGANFLRVVEQIKTRLGGNAVALQLPIGAEDSFTGVVDLIKMKAINWNEADQGMTFTYEDIPANMVAECEERRAMLVEAAAEASEELMEKFFEEGDLSEEEIKAALRQRVLASEIIPVCCGSAFKNKGVQAMLDAVIDYLPAPTDIPAIKGINEDETEGERHASDEEPFAALAFKIATDPFVGNLTFFRVYSGVINSGDTVYNSVKQKRERFGRIVQMHANKREEIKEVRAGDIAAAIGLKEVGTGDTLCAQDAPIILERMEFPEPVISVAVEPKTKADQEKMGLALGRLAQEDPSFRVHTDEESGETIISGMGELHLDIIVDRMRREFKVEANIGKPQVSYRETIRTRVNDVEGKHAKQSGGRGQYGHVVIDLYPLDPEGPGYEFVNEIKGGVIPGEFIPAVDKGIQEQLKSGPLAGYPVEDIGVRLHFGSYHDVDSSELAFKLAASLAFKAAFAKANPVLLEPIMKVEVETPPDYVGDVIGDLSRRRAMVNGQEANEFVVKINAEVPLSEMFGYATDLRSQTQGRASYSMEPLKYAEAPTSVANAIIEARKAK, encoded by the coding sequence ATGGCTCGTACAACCCCTATTTCACTTTACCGTAATATCGGTATCAGTGCGCACATCGATGCGGGTAAAACAACTACTACAGAGCGTATCTTGTTCTATACAGGCGTAAGTCACAAAATCGGTGAAGTTCACGATGGTGCAGCAACAATGGACTGGATGGAACAAGAACAAGAACGTGGTATCACGATCACATCTGCTGCAACAACAGCATTCTGGTCTGGTATGTCACAACAATATCCACAACACCGTATCAACGTTATCGATACTCCGGGACACGTAGACTTCACAATCGAAGTAGAACGTTCTATGCGTGTTCTTGACGGTGCGGTAATGGTTTACTGTGCGGTTGGTGGCGTTCAGCCTCAATCAGAAACTGTATGGCGTCAAGCGAATAAATACGGTGTTCCACGTATCGCATTCGTAAACAAAATGGACCGTACAGGTGCAAACTTCTTACGTGTTGTTGAGCAAATCAAAACTCGTTTAGGTGGTAACGCAGTTGCATTACAACTTCCTATCGGTGCAGAAGACAGCTTCACAGGTGTGGTTGACTTAATCAAAATGAAAGCAATCAACTGGAACGAAGCTGACCAAGGTATGACTTTCACATACGAAGATATTCCGGCAAATATGGTTGCTGAATGTGAAGAGCGTCGTGCAATGTTAGTAGAAGCTGCAGCTGAAGCATCAGAAGAGTTAATGGAAAAATTCTTCGAAGAAGGCGATCTTTCTGAAGAAGAAATCAAAGCGGCATTACGTCAACGCGTATTAGCAAGCGAAATTATCCCAGTTTGCTGTGGTTCTGCATTCAAAAACAAAGGTGTTCAAGCAATGCTTGACGCGGTAATCGACTACTTACCGGCACCTACAGATATCCCAGCAATCAAAGGTATCAACGAAGACGAAACTGAAGGTGAGCGTCACGCAAGCGATGAAGAGCCATTTGCAGCTCTTGCATTCAAAATTGCAACAGACCCATTCGTTGGTAACTTAACATTCTTCCGTGTTTACTCAGGTGTAATCAACTCTGGTGATACAGTTTACAACTCAGTTAAACAAAAACGTGAACGTTTCGGTCGTATCGTACAGATGCACGCTAACAAACGTGAAGAAATCAAAGAAGTTCGTGCGGGCGATATCGCAGCGGCAATCGGCTTAAAAGAAGTGGGTACAGGTGACACATTATGTGCACAAGATGCGCCAATCATTCTTGAGCGTATGGAATTCCCAGAGCCAGTAATCTCTGTAGCGGTAGAACCAAAAACTAAAGCTGACCAAGAGAAAATGGGCTTAGCGTTAGGTCGTCTTGCACAAGAAGACCCTTCATTCCGTGTTCACACAGATGAAGAGTCAGGTGAAACTATCATCTCAGGTATGGGTGAGTTACACTTGGATATCATCGTTGACCGTATGCGTCGTGAATTCAAAGTTGAAGCGAACATTGGTAAACCACAAGTATCTTACCGTGAAACTATCCGTACACGTGTTAACGATGTTGAAGGTAAACACGCAAAACAATCTGGTGGTCGCGGTCAATACGGTCACGTTGTAATCGACTTATATCCATTAGACCCAGAAGGTCCTGGTTACGAGTTCGTGAACGAGATCAAAGGTGGTGTGATTCCTGGTGAATTTATCCCAGCGGTTGATAAAGGTATCCAAGAACAACTTAAATCTGGTCCATTAGCGGGTTACCCAGTAGAAGACATCGGTGTACGTTTACACTTCGGTTCATACCACGATGTTGACTCATCTGAGTTAGCGTTCAAACTTGCAGCGTCATTAGCGTTTAAAGCAGCGTTCGCAAAAGCTAACCCAGTATTACTTGAGCCAATCATGAAAGTTGAAGTGGAAACTCCACCAGACTACGTTGGTGATGTAATCGGTGACTTAAGCCGTCGTCGTGCAATGGTTAATGGTCAAGAAGCGAATGAGTTCGTTGTTAAGATTAATGCAGAAGTTCCATTATCAGAAATGTTTGGTTATGCAACAGACTTACGTTCACAAACTCAAGGTCGTGCATCTTACTCAATGGAACCATTAAAATACGCAGAAGCACCTACAAGTGTTGCTAATGCAATTATTGAAGCTCGTAAAGCTAAATAA
- the tuf gene encoding elongation factor Tu, translating to MSKEKFERTKPHVNVGTIGHVDHGKTTLTAAITTVLAKHFGGAARAFDQIDNAPEEKARGITINTSHVEYDTETRHYAHVDCPGHADYVKNMITGAAQMDGAILVVAATDGPMPQTREHILLGRQVGVPYIIVFLNKCDMVDDEELLELVEMEVRELLSQYDFPGDDTPIVRGSALQALNGVAEWEEKILELANHLDTYIPEPERAIDKPFLLPIEDVFSISGRGTVVTGRVERGIIKSGEEVEIVGIKETTKTTVTGVEMFRKLLDEGRAGENVGALLRGTKREEIERGQVLAKPGTITPHTDFESEVYVLSKEEGGRHTPFFKGYRPQFYFRTTDVTGTIELPEGVEMVMPGDNIKMTVSLIHPIAMDEGLRFAIREGGRTVGAGVVAKIIK from the coding sequence GTGTCTAAAGAAAAATTTGAACGTACAAAACCCCATGTAAACGTGGGTACAATCGGTCACGTTGACCATGGTAAAACAACTTTAACAGCAGCGATCACAACTGTATTGGCGAAACACTTCGGTGGTGCAGCTCGTGCATTCGACCAAATCGATAACGCACCGGAAGAAAAAGCGCGTGGTATCACCATCAACACTTCACACGTTGAGTACGATACAGAAACACGTCACTACGCACACGTAGACTGCCCGGGACACGCGGACTATGTTAAAAACATGATTACTGGTGCGGCGCAAATGGACGGTGCAATCTTAGTAGTAGCAGCGACAGACGGTCCAATGCCACAAACTCGTGAGCACATCTTATTAGGTCGCCAAGTAGGTGTACCATACATCATCGTATTCTTAAACAAATGCGACATGGTAGATGACGAAGAGTTATTAGAATTAGTAGAAATGGAAGTTCGTGAACTTCTTTCTCAATACGACTTCCCAGGTGATGATACACCAATCGTACGTGGTTCAGCGTTACAAGCGTTAAACGGCGTAGCAGAGTGGGAAGAAAAAATTCTTGAGTTAGCGAACCACTTAGATACATACATTCCAGAGCCAGAGCGTGCGATTGATAAACCATTCTTATTACCAATCGAAGACGTATTCTCAATCTCAGGTCGTGGTACAGTAGTAACAGGTCGTGTAGAGCGCGGTATCATCAAATCAGGTGAAGAAGTTGAAATCGTAGGTATCAAAGAAACTACGAAAACAACAGTAACTGGTGTTGAGATGTTCCGTAAATTATTAGACGAAGGTCGTGCGGGTGAAAACGTTGGTGCATTATTACGTGGTACAAAACGTGAAGAAATCGAACGTGGTCAAGTATTAGCGAAACCAGGTACAATCACACCACACACAGACTTCGAATCAGAAGTTTACGTATTATCAAAAGAAGAAGGTGGTCGTCATACTCCATTCTTCAAAGGTTACCGTCCACAGTTCTACTTCCGTACAACAGACGTAACAGGTACAATCGAATTACCTGAAGGCGTAGAGATGGTAATGCCAGGCGACAACATCAAAATGACTGTTAGCTTAATTCACCCAATCGCGATGGACGAAGGTTTACGTTTCGCGATTCGTGAAGGTGGCCGTACAGTAGGTGCAGGCGTTGTAGCGAAAATCATCAAATAA
- a CDS encoding 1,4-dihydroxy-2-naphthoate polyprenyltransferase encodes MDKHSAFSIWFTTARPRTLPLALASIIVGSALAYWAGHFDVITTLLAFITTILLQVLSNFANDYGDHVKGSDTKERIGPLRAIQHGAITGGQLRNAVILLSILSFIAGVGLTVYAYQSIQDLIVFISLGVISIVAAITYTVGKKAYGYLGLGDLFVLIFFGFVAVIGTFYLQAHSIPAMIFIPAFGCGLLSVAVLNINNLRDINQDKQAGKNTLIVRIGSQNGRIYHVTLLILAVVSYLIFAISEFQHWYSFLFLLAVPLLAKHGLFVYRHKDPIELLPILGQMAGLALITNLLFSLGIFLG; translated from the coding sequence ATGGATAAACACTCCGCTTTTTCAATTTGGTTTACTACCGCTCGCCCAAGAACATTGCCTTTGGCTCTGGCGTCTATCATCGTAGGATCGGCACTTGCATACTGGGCGGGACATTTTGATGTAATCACAACACTACTTGCTTTTATTACCACCATTTTATTACAAGTATTGTCTAATTTTGCTAATGACTATGGTGATCATGTAAAAGGTTCCGACACTAAAGAACGAATCGGGCCTTTGCGAGCAATTCAGCACGGTGCAATTACCGGTGGGCAATTAAGAAATGCAGTGATTCTGCTCAGTATTTTATCCTTTATTGCTGGCGTAGGGCTGACGGTTTACGCTTACCAATCTATTCAAGATTTAATTGTGTTTATCAGTTTAGGTGTTATTTCAATTGTAGCGGCAATTACCTATACGGTTGGTAAAAAAGCTTATGGCTATCTAGGATTAGGCGATTTATTCGTATTGATTTTCTTTGGGTTTGTCGCTGTCATCGGTACATTCTACTTACAAGCGCATAGCATTCCAGCGATGATTTTTATTCCGGCATTCGGCTGTGGTTTGTTATCAGTAGCGGTTTTAAATATCAATAACTTACGTGATATTAACCAAGATAAACAGGCGGGTAAAAATACCTTAATTGTCCGTATCGGTAGCCAAAACGGGCGAATTTATCATGTTACGCTATTAATACTAGCGGTCGTTTCTTATCTGATTTTTGCAATCAGTGAATTTCAGCATTGGTATAGCTTCCTTTTCTTGCTTGCCGTGCCGTTACTGGCAAAACACGGATTGTTTGTCTATCGTCATAAAGACCCGATTGAGCTACTCCCGATTTTAGGTCAAATGGCAGGACTTGCTCTGATCACTAACTTGCTGTTTAGCTTAGGTATTTTTTTAGGATAA
- a CDS encoding PDDEXK nuclease domain-containing protein, whose protein sequence is MLANPLIVSDIKTIIHQAREQAIRSVDFQRVIMYWHIGERIFKEEQQEQERAEYGKYLIKSLAEQLEPEYGSGFSKRQLERYRQFYRTFPIVSALRTQLNWTQYKLLLSISDQVKREFYIAETVKNNWSSRQLERQIYSNLYERLLLSNDKESVLAVAKNQVIPSDPKQIIKDPIVLEFLGLKRESAYYEKDLESAILTHLQDFLLELGNGFSFVARQKRLHIEGDEFFVDLVLYNRLLQCFVLVEIKTHKLTHQDIGQLQMYVNYFDRIEKLPHETPTIGILLCTHKNDAVVKFTLPEHQQQIYASQYHLYLPSEQRLLEEVQKEIQQFKQKQEEND, encoded by the coding sequence ATGTTAGCAAATCCACTTATTGTTAGCGATATCAAAACCATTATTCATCAAGCTCGTGAACAAGCGATTCGCTCGGTTGATTTTCAGCGCGTCATTATGTATTGGCATATCGGAGAACGAATTTTTAAAGAAGAGCAACAAGAACAAGAACGTGCCGAATATGGTAAATATTTAATTAAATCACTCGCCGAGCAGCTAGAACCTGAGTATGGCAGCGGATTTTCTAAAAGACAATTAGAGCGTTACCGTCAGTTTTATCGTACTTTCCCAATTGTGTCCGCACTGCGGACGCAATTAAATTGGACTCAATATAAGTTACTTTTAAGTATTTCAGATCAAGTTAAAAGAGAATTTTATATTGCAGAAACGGTAAAAAATAATTGGTCCTCTCGACAACTTGAACGCCAAATTTACAGTAATCTCTATGAACGCTTATTATTAAGTAATGATAAAGAAAGCGTTTTAGCCGTGGCGAAAAATCAAGTTATCCCCAGTGATCCGAAACAAATTATTAAAGATCCGATTGTATTGGAATTCCTCGGGCTTAAACGAGAAAGCGCTTACTATGAGAAAGATTTAGAAAGTGCCATTTTAACCCATTTACAAGATTTTCTATTAGAGCTTGGTAATGGATTTTCTTTTGTGGCCCGTCAAAAACGATTACATATTGAAGGCGATGAATTTTTTGTCGATTTAGTATTATATAATCGCTTGTTACAATGTTTCGTACTAGTTGAAATTAAAACACATAAATTAACGCATCAAGATATCGGGCAATTACAAATGTATGTCAATTATTTTGATCGAATTGAAAAACTCCCTCATGAAACACCAACAATTGGCATTTTACTCTGTACGCATAAAAACGATGCTGTGGTAAAATTTACGCTGCCTGAACATCAGCAGCAAATTTATGCGAGTCAATACCACCTCTATCTACCGAGTGAACAACGACTTTTAGAAGAAGTTCAGAAAGAGATTCAACAGTTCAAACAAAAACAGGAAGAGAATGATTAA
- the tsaA gene encoding tRNA (N6-threonylcarbamoyladenosine(37)-N6)-methyltransferase TrmO: MSLSQLTLTPIGIIHSPYDEKFSVPRQPNLVKEGKGILKLLPPYNSPDAVRGLEQFSHLWLIFQFHQIPEREWHATVRPPRLGGNERVGVFASRATHRPNPIGLSKVALEGIEINNGEVLLKLGSVDLVNGTPILDIKPYIAYADSEPDARSGFAQDKPQVKLVVEFSEQALQAVKFCQNFANFGITQPLDFIRNVIEQDPRPAYQQGKITERIYGMNLAGYNIRWQICMQNANKAIVLSIENELNEKTHL, encoded by the coding sequence ATGAGTTTATCACAATTAACCTTAACTCCAATAGGGATTATTCATAGCCCTTATGATGAAAAGTTTTCAGTGCCACGCCAACCGAATTTGGTTAAAGAAGGCAAAGGCATACTGAAACTATTGCCACCTTATAATTCGCCTGATGCCGTAAGAGGGCTTGAGCAATTTAGTCATTTGTGGCTGATTTTCCAATTTCATCAGATTCCTGAGCGAGAATGGCATGCTACGGTACGCCCGCCTCGTTTAGGTGGGAATGAACGAGTTGGAGTATTTGCCAGCCGAGCGACACATCGTCCAAATCCAATTGGTTTATCTAAAGTAGCGTTAGAAGGCATTGAGATAAATAATGGAGAAGTGTTATTAAAACTTGGCAGTGTGGATTTGGTTAACGGCACCCCGATTCTAGATATCAAACCTTATATTGCTTATGCGGATAGTGAACCTGATGCGCGTTCCGGCTTTGCGCAAGATAAACCACAAGTCAAACTGGTGGTTGAGTTCTCGGAACAAGCATTACAAGCGGTCAAATTTTGCCAAAATTTTGCAAATTTCGGTATTACACAGCCACTTGATTTTATTCGCAATGTGATTGAGCAAGACCCTCGTCCGGCTTATCAACAAGGTAAAATCACTGAGCGGATTTATGGTATGAACCTTGCGGGCTATAATATTCGTTGGCAAATTTGTATGCAAAATGCCAATAAAGCCATTGTTCTGAGCATCGAAAATGAACTTAACGAGAAAACACACCTCTAA
- a CDS encoding SIMPL domain-containing protein (The SIMPL domain is named for its presence in mouse protein SIMPL (signalling molecule that associates with mouse pelle-like kinase). Bacterial member BP26, from Brucella, was shown to assemble into a channel-like structure, while YggE from E. coli has been associated with resistance to oxidative stress.), with translation MKLQKILAILPLAFTSMVSHAEEKEITTNSMPTQFSFSTEVSRTVEKDLMRAMVYSQKVGKSLSELKSTISTNLNKVIADAKPYMGIKIQTEGVSSYPNYNQKNKVDGWVVEGRILFESKDFAAMAKVLDNLGDDVAISHISFSVSPEKMAALEDEMTLDIIKQFQHKAEVVQKGLNAKRYTLSQVQLETPNGEGMHQRPMMAMAKSSYAAQESGLPLEAGSETISARASGTVTFE, from the coding sequence ATGAAATTACAAAAAATTCTTGCAATTCTACCGCTTGCTTTCACCAGTATGGTAAGTCATGCCGAAGAAAAAGAGATAACAACAAACAGTATGCCAACTCAATTTTCTTTCTCTACGGAAGTGAGTCGTACGGTAGAAAAAGACTTAATGCGAGCAATGGTTTATAGCCAGAAAGTCGGCAAGTCATTATCAGAACTCAAATCAACGATATCGACAAATCTGAACAAAGTGATTGCGGATGCTAAGCCTTATATGGGCATTAAAATTCAGACGGAAGGTGTAAGTAGTTATCCTAATTATAATCAGAAAAATAAAGTAGATGGATGGGTGGTAGAAGGCCGAATTCTATTTGAATCCAAAGATTTTGCTGCGATGGCGAAAGTTCTGGACAATTTAGGCGATGACGTAGCGATTAGTCATATTTCATTTAGTGTTTCGCCGGAAAAAATGGCGGCGCTGGAAGATGAAATGACCTTAGATATTATTAAACAATTTCAGCATAAAGCGGAAGTGGTGCAGAAAGGCTTAAATGCAAAACGTTATACCTTAAGCCAAGTACAATTAGAAACGCCGAATGGCGAAGGAATGCACCAGCGTCCGATGATGGCAATGGCAAAAAGCAGTTACGCTGCACAGGAAAGCGGCTTACCGCTGGAAGCAGGCAGTGAAACGATTTCAGCAAGAGCCTCCGGTACGGTGACATTTGAGTAA
- the aqpZ gene encoding aquaporin Z → MKKYFAEFFGTFWLVFGGCGSAVLAAGIPELGIGYAGVSLAFGLTVLTMAYAVGHISGGHFNPAVSIGLLIGGRFNAKDLVPYIIAQVAGAIAASAVLYTIASGAAGFDVTAGFASNGFAEHSPHGYSMVAALVIEVVLTAFFLIIIMGATDKRAPAGFAPIAIGLGLTLIHLISIPVTNTSVNPARSTGVALFQGSWAIEQLWLFWVAPILGAIIGALVYRFIAEEK, encoded by the coding sequence ATGAAAAAATATTTCGCCGAGTTTTTCGGTACATTTTGGTTAGTATTTGGTGGCTGCGGTAGTGCAGTTTTAGCAGCAGGTATTCCTGAGTTAGGCATTGGTTATGCAGGCGTATCACTTGCATTCGGTTTAACCGTATTAACCATGGCTTATGCAGTAGGTCATATTTCAGGTGGTCACTTTAACCCGGCAGTTTCGATCGGTTTATTAATCGGTGGTCGTTTTAATGCAAAAGATTTAGTACCTTATATTATTGCACAAGTTGCCGGCGCAATTGCGGCTTCAGCGGTATTATATACAATTGCTTCAGGTGCGGCAGGCTTTGATGTCACGGCTGGTTTTGCAAGTAACGGTTTTGCAGAGCATTCTCCACACGGTTATTCAATGGTGGCGGCACTTGTGATTGAAGTGGTATTAACTGCATTCTTCTTAATTATCATTATGGGTGCAACCGACAAACGTGCACCGGCAGGTTTTGCACCGATTGCGATTGGTTTAGGTTTAACGTTAATTCACCTAATTTCAATTCCGGTAACCAATACTTCGGTAAATCCGGCTCGTTCAACCGGTGTTGCGTTATTCCAAGGTTCTTGGGCAATTGAGCAATTATGGTTGTTCTGGGTTGCACCAATTTTAGGCGCAATTATCGGTGCATTAGTGTATCGTTTTATTGCTGAAGAAAAATAA